From Paraburkholderia sabiae, a single genomic window includes:
- a CDS encoding tyrosine-type recombinase/integrase — MTPADWVDAGVLPARRLPPAIDAALAYVSEVLGHPVYRCWTLADLKRVSPSLADAKRVHPAVFALLLEHDAAIEYWAHGRLHLAPDGGAPAAEGVLAGVLRAHRRRFRYLPEGTGAAAHGSTAIHPGTNHPPGDAAGGPVIMGTADTLALVASRNQDPAALGAWLTRAGRFMNASTTNSLGVADDAQALALFLRDRAQRSPHTLRGYRTELRRLIGWCEAHRRGPLSDLTREDLLAFRRALDQPGHSGNIAGAARAVTSGNAPAVHAPRSDAGRRRALAVISSLFRYWQKTGYLVVNPAVELSGDGAARMTWTPARILPAKLLMLCDAVTAGVRPPGVSPLVWARRCAIWSLYRFAGVRLAELEWSAEQGLPRLSVDEAARKEVDTTAAVASVLPDPVGLAWTLHVHGKGGKVRAIPLPSRCVPVLRDYRVLRGLPAEPAPFESIPLIHSEKRDALGHSGLYDEVKAVLHAAEQQVPPGDAATRALIHAASTHWLRHGYARTLVVDYAVPLPVAQTLLGHASVQTTAAYARTDLTQLRDFVEGSFPKIREN; from the coding sequence ATGACGCCCGCCGACTGGGTCGACGCGGGCGTGCTGCCTGCCCGGCGTCTTCCACCCGCCATTGACGCCGCGCTCGCCTACGTCAGCGAGGTGCTCGGTCACCCGGTTTACCGGTGCTGGACCCTCGCCGACCTGAAACGCGTCTCACCGTCGCTCGCCGACGCGAAACGCGTGCACCCCGCCGTCTTCGCACTGCTGCTCGAGCACGACGCAGCGATCGAGTACTGGGCCCACGGACGCCTGCACCTCGCCCCCGACGGCGGGGCGCCCGCCGCCGAAGGGGTGCTCGCGGGGGTCCTGCGCGCGCACCGGCGCCGCTTCCGCTACCTGCCCGAAGGAACCGGGGCCGCGGCGCACGGTTCGACCGCGATCCATCCCGGCACGAACCACCCGCCCGGCGACGCAGCCGGCGGTCCGGTGATCATGGGAACCGCCGACACGCTCGCTCTGGTCGCGTCTCGCAATCAGGATCCCGCGGCGCTGGGCGCGTGGCTCACCCGCGCCGGCCGCTTCATGAATGCGTCGACCACCAACTCGCTGGGCGTCGCCGACGACGCGCAGGCACTCGCGCTGTTTCTGCGCGACCGCGCCCAGCGCTCGCCGCACACGCTGCGTGGATACCGGACCGAACTTCGGCGTCTGATCGGCTGGTGCGAGGCGCACCGGCGTGGCCCTCTATCCGACCTGACGCGTGAGGACCTGCTGGCGTTCCGGCGCGCACTGGATCAACCGGGCCATTCCGGGAACATCGCCGGCGCCGCACGCGCGGTCACATCCGGCAACGCACCCGCCGTTCACGCGCCGCGCAGCGACGCGGGCCGCCGGCGCGCGCTCGCGGTCATCTCGAGCCTGTTCCGCTACTGGCAGAAGACCGGCTACCTGGTGGTCAACCCCGCCGTGGAACTGTCGGGCGACGGTGCCGCGCGCATGACGTGGACGCCGGCGCGGATCCTGCCGGCCAAGCTGCTGATGCTGTGTGATGCGGTGACGGCCGGCGTACGGCCACCCGGGGTGTCACCGCTCGTCTGGGCACGACGCTGCGCGATCTGGTCGCTGTACCGCTTCGCCGGCGTGCGCCTGGCCGAACTCGAATGGTCTGCCGAACAGGGGCTGCCGCGCCTGAGCGTCGACGAAGCCGCCAGGAAAGAGGTCGATACTACGGCCGCCGTTGCAAGCGTTTTGCCGGATCCTGTCGGACTCGCCTGGACGCTGCACGTGCACGGCAAGGGCGGCAAGGTGCGGGCGATCCCGCTGCCGTCGCGCTGTGTACCGGTGCTCCGTGACTATCGCGTGCTGCGCGGGCTGCCGGCCGAACCGGCGCCGTTCGAGTCGATACCGCTGATCCACAGCGAGAAGCGCGATGCCCTCGGCCACAGTGGCCTCTACGATGAAGTGAAGGCCGTGCTGCACGCAGCCGAGCAGCAGGTTCCGCCCGGTGACGCGGCGACCCGCGCGCTGATTCACGCGGCATCCACGCACTGGTTGCGGCACGGCTATGCACGCACGCTGGTCGTCGATTACGCGGTGCCGCTCCCGGTCGCGCAGACGTTACTGGGGCACGCGTCGGTGCAGACGACGGCCGCGTACGCGCGCACCGATCTCACGCAGCTGCGGGACTTTGTGGAGGGAAGTTTTCCGAAAATCAGGGAGAACTGA
- a CDS encoding DUF6678 family protein, whose product MNDTKWSELRMGMHGLGELSPRFRVRSLRSGGISAWDREWFYHFFGRHEEDEWVEVEVTSTAQHDAVLRLLQSVHVPGVTTENGFKIFGYVARGAQVDYL is encoded by the coding sequence ATGAACGATACAAAATGGTCCGAATTACGGATGGGTATGCATGGGCTCGGGGAATTGTCGCCTCGATTCCGCGTTCGCAGCCTTCGTAGCGGTGGAATCAGCGCGTGGGATCGGGAATGGTTCTATCACTTCTTCGGTCGTCATGAAGAGGATGAATGGGTCGAGGTTGAGGTGACGTCAACTGCACAGCACGACGCTGTACTGCGTCTACTCCAGTCGGTGCATGTCCCTGGTGTAACGACAGAGAACGGCTTCAAAATTTTCGGCTACGTTGCTAGAGGAGCACAGGTTGACTACCTTTAG
- a CDS encoding HAD domain-containing protein, with protein MSDFRNIVRAHIRTENHSDVFDEKVETTMHPIDRAVVFLDFDGVLHAVGVPAIDENFRLTGNPDLFVWRPIQGRLLAPYPMIGIIVSSDWRRLFDDAALVRLLGPLALRFAGMVECCGSSRSEQILAEVRRRGLKEWVALDDHPSVVAAQATDPRFIACESATGVSSVDVQRTLSARLAGLSLDEV; from the coding sequence GTGAGCGATTTCAGGAACATCGTACGAGCTCACATACGCACGGAAAACCACAGTGACGTGTTTGATGAGAAGGTAGAAACGACCATGCATCCCATTGACAGAGCGGTCGTCTTTCTCGATTTTGATGGTGTGCTGCATGCCGTTGGTGTCCCTGCAATAGATGAGAACTTCCGCCTGACCGGAAATCCGGACCTGTTTGTGTGGCGCCCAATTCAAGGACGTTTGCTTGCACCTTATCCAATGATCGGGATTATCGTCAGCTCGGACTGGCGTCGGCTCTTTGATGATGCGGCGCTTGTCCGGTTACTGGGCCCGCTGGCTTTGCGGTTTGCCGGCATGGTTGAATGCTGCGGATCGTCCCGATCTGAGCAGATACTCGCGGAAGTGAGGCGAAGGGGACTAAAGGAATGGGTGGCGCTGGACGATCACCCGAGTGTTGTCGCCGCTCAGGCGACGGACCCACGTTTCATCGCATGTGAGTCCGCCACGGGAGTAAGCTCGGTTGACGTACAGCGAACTCTCAGCGCAAGGCTCGCCGGCCTGTCGCTCGACGAGGTTTGA
- a CDS encoding helix-turn-helix domain-containing protein, with product MASRAEEEFAVQVGQALANARLEAGRTQEEVAEILDLDKQTISRIETGKSWPSPARLVALSSLYGIEVSSLFAPPSSESRQVAGDIVEMLEKLSADDRVWVRRWLKQLCGRLALTPTGAVRRSKPRR from the coding sequence GTGGCTTCGCGCGCGGAAGAAGAATTTGCAGTTCAGGTAGGGCAGGCGCTGGCCAATGCGCGTCTTGAAGCTGGCAGGACACAGGAAGAAGTCGCGGAAATTCTTGATCTCGACAAACAGACGATCAGCCGGATTGAAACCGGCAAGTCCTGGCCATCGCCAGCGCGACTCGTTGCGCTGTCATCCCTTTACGGGATCGAAGTGAGCAGCCTCTTCGCTCCCCCCTCAAGTGAGTCCAGGCAAGTCGCCGGCGACATCGTAGAGATGCTGGAAAAGCTCAGTGCCGACGATCGCGTGTGGGTCCGACGCTGGCTCAAGCAGCTCTGTGGACGCCTGGCCCTGACACCGACAGGTGCAGTTCGCCGCAGCAAACCCCGCCGGTGA
- a CDS encoding HAD domain-containing protein: MLTGLPGPAYAVPPPRRMGGRVVYLDLDGCLHPDAVYEKPGSGGGPFIFGYPDHRLFEHARLLEDVLAPYPRVRIVLSTSWVRRYRGSIRRVSRGLTPALRERVVGATFHSRMDLSVFDDAPRGFQVWSDVLRRKPEAWLALDDDFENWPSWCEDRLVCTDPIFGISAPEALAQLKEKLYEMDVCE; this comes from the coding sequence ATGCTGACAGGACTGCCGGGCCCCGCCTATGCCGTTCCGCCGCCGCGACGGATGGGCGGTCGTGTTGTTTATCTGGATCTGGATGGTTGCCTGCATCCCGACGCCGTATACGAGAAACCTGGCTCCGGAGGAGGACCGTTTATCTTTGGCTATCCGGATCACAGGCTTTTCGAACATGCACGGCTGCTTGAGGATGTGCTGGCGCCGTACCCGCGTGTACGCATCGTGCTCAGCACGTCATGGGTTCGGCGTTACCGTGGAAGCATCCGTCGCGTGTCGCGTGGACTGACTCCGGCGTTGCGGGAGCGAGTCGTTGGCGCCACCTTCCATAGTCGCATGGACCTGAGCGTATTCGATGACGCGCCGCGGGGTTTTCAGGTCTGGTCCGATGTGCTTCGCCGCAAGCCGGAGGCATGGCTCGCGCTCGACGATGATTTTGAGAACTGGCCGAGTTGGTGTGAAGACCGTCTGGTATGCACAGACCCGATCTTCGGGATCAGTGCGCCGGAGGCGCTGGCCCAGTTGAAAGAGAAACTTTATGAAATGGACGTATGCGAGTGA
- a CDS encoding DNA-binding protein — MARPAAVTPDQIRTTVLAMLAEAGETGSAPETSCAPAVTHDRFRRAVSVRRLRARLGAGDPAVLSRALNTIEAELVQAGLTQVALPGLPDTIAEQMRALWAAAVSVQLDDVIRLRQDAQQVAADADTARHDADVRCEMLRVELGELRERLTVRDAELTALRAGCRSAAERAESLTAASAALQAQLNAARTALEGARHAHAAELTDVRARYDGLSKRLLQETEHQRHALAAERERLITQLADAQTRISALEGLRERLLEELATGRDAHRQAAAEAAALATVVAEQRHALQALQAVHTTEVTPSVVQQRSTRRQPARPVSPGHGAARSASTAAPRPRARAHKGPSS; from the coding sequence ATGGCCCGCCCCGCCGCCGTCACCCCCGACCAGATCCGCACCACCGTGCTCGCGATGCTCGCCGAAGCCGGCGAGACTGGCTCTGCCCCCGAAACCTCATGCGCCCCAGCGGTGACGCATGACCGCTTCCGTCGCGCCGTGTCGGTGCGGCGCCTGCGCGCGCGGCTGGGTGCCGGCGACCCCGCGGTGCTGTCGCGGGCGCTGAACACGATCGAGGCCGAACTGGTGCAGGCGGGGCTCACGCAGGTTGCGCTGCCCGGCCTGCCGGATACCATTGCCGAGCAGATGCGCGCGCTGTGGGCGGCGGCCGTCAGCGTGCAGCTCGACGACGTGATACGGCTGCGGCAGGACGCCCAGCAGGTGGCCGCCGACGCGGACACCGCCCGACACGACGCCGACGTGCGCTGCGAGATGCTGCGCGTCGAACTGGGTGAACTGCGCGAGCGGCTCACGGTGCGCGACGCCGAACTGACGGCGTTACGCGCCGGCTGCCGCAGCGCGGCGGAGCGCGCTGAGAGCCTGACAGCTGCCTCCGCGGCGCTCCAGGCCCAGCTCAATGCAGCCCGCACCGCGCTGGAGGGAGCACGGCACGCGCATGCAGCGGAGCTCACCGACGTGCGCGCCCGCTATGACGGCCTGTCGAAACGGCTGCTGCAGGAGACCGAACACCAGCGGCACGCGCTCGCCGCCGAGCGCGAACGGCTCATCACCCAGTTGGCCGATGCGCAGACACGGATCAGTGCGCTCGAGGGGCTGCGCGAACGCCTGCTGGAAGAACTCGCCACGGGACGCGACGCACACCGGCAGGCGGCGGCCGAAGCGGCAGCGCTCGCGACCGTCGTCGCGGAGCAGCGGCATGCGCTCCAGGCGCTGCAGGCCGTCCATACCACGGAGGTCACGCCGTCCGTCGTGCAGCAACGGTCTACCCGGCGCCAGCCGGCGCGGCCCGTAAGTCCCGGCCACGGGGCCGCACGGTCCGCAAGTACCGCCGCGCCGCGTCCAAGGGCCCGTGCGCATAAAGGCCCGTCATCATGA